One stretch of Methanobrevibacter sp. DNA includes these proteins:
- a CDS encoding LUD domain-containing protein — protein MKQSELETMRKSFNTVKNRSNSIKESAATKRLISRGREIKKYSIEHNEELMAELLESFKRNDIDFKMAETAEDVLKFIDDLLTEYDCNTIAKAKSNTLGEINIKKHLSDKGIDVVETDLGDRILQLKKTDNKPVHPTGPASHLNISNITEIVNESLDVNVDPIPREIMETVRHDVLNRLENANVGISGANAIASEEGSLVMVHNEGNISLVSLKDLHIIVAGIDKIVPTLEDAISIVKLETIFATGNYVTSYMNVISGPSKTADIEKKLLKNMYGAERVVVILLDNGRSEATPECLYCIGCGNCVVHCPVYNAIGNEFGFNNYLGGRGVAMSKFIEDDETCYNSGLYMCTLCGLCTLNCPVEIPTNEIIENMRKLSTDVGFYPKAHGIIKDNVSNKDSPY, from the coding sequence ATGAAACAGAGTGAACTTGAAACAATGAGAAAATCATTTAATACTGTTAAAAACAGATCAAATTCCATTAAGGAATCTGCTGCTACCAAAAGACTAATTTCTAGGGGTCGTGAAATTAAAAAGTACTCCATAGAACATAATGAGGAATTAATGGCTGAACTTTTAGAATCATTCAAACGCAATGACATTGATTTTAAAATGGCCGAAACTGCAGAAGATGTATTAAAATTTATTGATGATTTACTTACTGAATATGATTGCAATACCATTGCAAAAGCTAAATCCAATACATTGGGTGAAATCAATATTAAAAAACATCTTTCGGATAAAGGTATTGATGTTGTTGAAACTGACCTTGGAGATAGAATTCTACAACTTAAGAAGACAGATAACAAACCTGTTCATCCAACTGGTCCTGCTTCACACTTGAACATATCCAACATTACTGAAATTGTAAATGAATCTTTGGATGTTAATGTGGATCCTATTCCAAGAGAAATCATGGAAACAGTAAGGCATGATGTACTAAATAGGTTAGAAAATGCAAATGTAGGTATAAGTGGAGCCAATGCAATAGCTTCTGAAGAAGGGTCACTTGTAATGGTGCACAATGAGGGTAATATTTCACTAGTTTCCTTAAAAGATTTGCATATAATTGTAGCTGGAATTGATAAAATAGTTCCTACTTTGGAGGATGCAATATCCATTGTAAAACTTGAAACAATATTTGCTACTGGAAACTATGTTACTTCATATATGAATGTAATTTCAGGTCCATCAAAAACTGCAGACATTGAAAAAAAGCTATTAAAAAATATGTATGGTGCTGAAAGAGTTGTAGTTATATTATTGGATAATGGAAGAAGCGAAGCTACTCCAGAATGTCTTTATTGTATAGGCTGTGGAAATTGTGTGGTTCACTGCCCGGTATATAATGCGATTGGAAATGAATTTGGATTTAATAACTATTTGGGTGGTCGTGGAGTTGCAATGTCAAAATTCATTGAAGATGATGAGACATGTTACAATTCAGGATTATACATGTGTACTTTATGTGGATTGTGTACATTAAATTGTCCTGTTGAAATTCCAACAAATGAAATTATTGAAAATATGAGAAAATTATCAACTGATGTTGGATTTTATCCTAAAGCTCATGGTATAATCAAGGATAATGTTTCTAACAAAGATTCACCATATTAA
- a CDS encoding HisA/HisF family protein produces the protein MIKKIPVIDLKQHQAVSGKSGMRDTYQPLRTVFASSSNPVEIAQGLKLNGASEMYIADLDLIESVGHNINDIKMVNTILPVIFDGGVKNCEGFEFFLDYAYKIIIPTETLESIDEMRKIFEKYPKERIVISVDVKNDELLAKHLDLNLSEFKEILKELDPNDIILLDISGVGTEKGYNKKLLDEFEDLKEKLIIAGGLNKDSLVELESLGIKKVLIGTSLHSGEVNLLD, from the coding sequence ATGATTAAAAAAATTCCAGTTATAGATTTAAAGCAACATCAGGCAGTGAGTGGTAAATCTGGGATGAGGGATACTTATCAGCCATTAAGAACAGTTTTTGCCTCATCTTCAAATCCAGTTGAAATTGCACAAGGTTTAAAGTTAAATGGTGCTAGTGAGATGTATATTGCTGATTTGGATTTAATAGAATCAGTTGGACACAACATTAACGATATTAAAATGGTTAATACAATATTGCCAGTAATATTTGATGGTGGAGTTAAAAACTGTGAAGGATTTGAATTTTTCCTGGATTATGCATATAAAATTATTATTCCAACTGAAACACTTGAAAGCATTGATGAGATGAGAAAAATCTTTGAAAAATATCCTAAGGAAAGGATTGTAATTAGTGTTGATGTTAAAAATGATGAATTGCTTGCAAAACATTTAGATTTAAATTTGTCTGAATTTAAGGAGATTTTAAAAGAGCTTGACCCGAATGATATTATTCTTTTGGATATATCTGGTGTGGGTACTGAAAAGGGTTATAACAAAAAATTACTTGATGAATTTGAAGACTTGAAAGAAAAATTAATCATTGCTGGTGGGTTAAATAAAGACTCTTTGGTTGAATTAGAGTCATTAGGTATAAAAAAAGTATTGATAGGAACTAGCCTACATTCAGGTGAAGTTAACCTTCTAGACTAG
- the rpl37A gene encoding 50S ribosomal protein L37Ae, whose amino-acid sequence MARTKKVGITGRFGARYGRKAKRSVKIIEENMKKNHVCPKCARPYVKREAAGIWKCRKCGAVFTGGAYIPQTPMAKSAARSIRDIKVEE is encoded by the coding sequence ATGGCAAGAACTAAAAAAGTTGGTATTACAGGAAGGTTCGGTGCAAGATACGGAAGAAAAGCTAAAAGATCTGTAAAGATTATTGAAGAAAACATGAAAAAAAATCATGTATGTCCTAAATGTGCTAGACCTTACGTAAAAAGAGAAGCTGCTGGAATTTGGAAATGCAGAAAATGTGGTGCAGTATTCACTGGAGGAGCATACATTCCACAAACTCCTATGGCAAAATCTGCAGCACGTAGTATTAGGGATATTAAAGTGGAGGAATAG
- a CDS encoding ribonucleotide-diphosphate reductase subunit beta, with product MLISTSRKPSQKTRKFCKNLAHATGSTSVNRGKMNMRELLIKALEVEEYNLAVVNEIKGNPSRISFYSNKGELLLTLIIGASEEKEKMNIAPSQLKIVSEVKELNILSEILDLELVDNADSNYVLVSKSEDSLANITFVNKFGDMNNFKITVKKILEVSND from the coding sequence ATGTTAATTTCAACTTCTAGAAAACCTTCTCAAAAAACTAGAAAGTTTTGTAAGAACTTAGCTCATGCTACAGGTTCCACTTCTGTCAACAGAGGTAAAATGAATATGCGTGAGTTATTAATAAAAGCATTAGAAGTTGAAGAATATAATTTAGCTGTTGTAAATGAAATTAAAGGAAATCCTAGTAGAATCTCATTTTACTCCAATAAAGGCGAATTATTATTAACACTAATTATTGGAGCATCTGAAGAAAAAGAAAAGATGAACATTGCTCCTTCTCAATTAAAAATAGTTTCTGAAGTAAAAGAACTCAATATTTTAAGTGAAATCTTAGATTTGGAATTAGTGGATAATGCTGATAGCAATTATGTATTAGTATCCAAAAGTGAGGATTCATTAGCTAATATTACTTTTGTCAATAAATTCGGTGATATGAATAACTTTAAAATTACTGTTAAAAAGATTTTAGAGGTTTCAAATGATTGA
- a CDS encoding prefoldin subunit beta encodes MEIPENIQQQLNQFQQLQQQAQAISMQVQNVEIQIQETEKALEELKKTDESTEVFKQAGTLLIKVEYADALSDMEDKLETLGLRKQTMSRQEERVMKKLEEMQASIQSVMQGMGQ; translated from the coding sequence ATGGAGATTCCTGAAAACATTCAACAACAATTAAATCAGTTTCAACAATTACAACAACAAGCTCAAGCTATAAGCATGCAAGTTCAAAATGTTGAAATTCAAATTCAAGAAACTGAAAAAGCTTTAGAAGAACTTAAAAAAACTGATGAATCAACTGAAGTATTCAAACAAGCTGGTACTTTACTCATTAAAGTTGAATATGCTGATGCATTATCTGACATGGAAGACAAATTAGAAACTTTAGGTTTAAGAAAACAAACCATGTCCCGTCAAGAAGAAAGAGTTATGAAAAAACTCGAAGAAATGCAAGCATCTATCCAATCAGTTATGCAAGGTATGGGCCAATAG
- a CDS encoding DUF3194 domain-containing protein, with translation MSKLKILSQDDLSTISDKFGEILEKEVSKSISMKELEDLDLDIILSYENEQLDVDVDVGVLFDELSEITQDQVVQAIDEAYLKFDSYIDDNFRV, from the coding sequence ATGTCAAAATTAAAAATATTATCACAAGATGATTTATCCACTATTTCTGATAAATTTGGGGAAATTCTTGAAAAAGAAGTTTCAAAATCAATTTCTATGAAAGAATTGGAAGATTTAGACTTAGATATTATTCTCAGTTATGAAAATGAACAGTTAGATGTTGATGTTGATGTTGGAGTTTTATTTGATGAACTTTCAGAAATTACTCAAGATCAAGTTGTTCAAGCTATCGATGAAGCTTATTTGAAGTTCGATTCATATATTGACGATAATTTCAGAGTTTAA
- a CDS encoding (5-formylfuran-3-yl)methyl phosphate synthase, giving the protein MLLLISPINREEALESIKGGADIVDVKNPKEGSLGANFPWVIKEIRELTPEDKLVSATLGDVPYKPGTVSLAAMGAHVSGADYIKVGLYGTKDHDEAVEVMEGVVKTVKEISEETIIVAAGYADAHRVGAVGPMEIPKIAKDAGCDLAMLDTAVKDGHTLFDYLDLDQLKEFVEEAHGYGLLTALAGSVKKDQLKPLHDIGCDVVGIRGAACVGGDRNTGKIHHTAVAELKELCDSF; this is encoded by the coding sequence ATGCTTCTATTAATAAGTCCTATAAATCGTGAAGAAGCTCTTGAATCTATTAAAGGTGGAGCAGATATTGTTGATGTAAAAAATCCTAAAGAAGGTTCTTTAGGTGCTAATTTCCCTTGGGTAATTAAGGAAATTAGAGAATTAACTCCTGAAGACAAGCTTGTAAGTGCTACTTTAGGGGATGTACCTTACAAACCAGGTACTGTTTCTCTTGCAGCAATGGGTGCTCACGTTTCTGGAGCAGATTATATTAAAGTTGGATTATATGGAACAAAAGACCATGATGAAGCTGTTGAAGTCATGGAAGGCGTTGTAAAAACTGTAAAAGAAATTAGTGAAGAAACTATTATTGTAGCAGCAGGATATGCAGATGCACACCGTGTTGGTGCTGTTGGTCCTATGGAAATTCCAAAAATTGCAAAAGATGCTGGATGCGACCTTGCAATGTTAGATACTGCTGTTAAAGACGGTCATACTTTATTTGATTACTTAGATTTAGATCAATTAAAAGAATTTGTTGAAGAAGCTCATGGATATGGTTTATTAACCGCACTTGCAGGATCTGTTAAAAAAGATCAATTAAAACCATTACATGACATCGGCTGTGATGTTGTGGGTATTAGAGGAGCTGCATGTGTTGGTGGTGACAGAAATACTGGTAAAATACACCATACTGCAGTAGCTGAACTTAAAGAATTATGTGATTCATTTTAA
- a CDS encoding DNA-directed RNA polymerase subunit P has product MYRCPSCGAEVDHKSYEENKCPKCRYRILFKNVPETTRIIKAR; this is encoded by the coding sequence TTGTATAGGTGTCCGAGCTGTGGAGCAGAAGTAGATCACAAAAGTTACGAAGAAAATAAATGTCCTAAATGCAGATATAGGATTTTATTTAAAAATGTACCTGAGACTACTAGAATAATTAAAGCAAGATAA
- the guaB gene encoding IMP dehydrogenase, whose protein sequence is MSFSKKVQEARMSYTFDDFLLTPNASYVEPKDIDTRIELGKGIKLNIPVLSAAMDTVTEADLAIAIAQEGGVGVIHRNITLERQVEEVKKVKNAEDLTIRDVVTITPDSTIADVQTKMQDELISGLPVVDGDKIIGIISKRDIRPVLKSEPNKTVKDIMTSDVVTVEEGVSAEEALNIAYENKVERLPVLRDGKLVGIITIKDILNQAQYPNAARDKDGNYLVAAACGPFDLERAMALDQAGADIISIDCAHAHNMNVVKYTQTIKDNIDAELCVGNIATAQAAEDLISMGVDALKVGIGPGSMCTTRIVAGVGVPQLTALADVADVAAGTGVPVIADGGIRYSGDVAKAIGAGADAVMLGNLLAASLEAPGDIVVMNGKQYKKYRGMGSMGAMTSEFDGGADRYFQGQKSKMNHTKYVPEGIEGAVPYKGTVAEILFQLVGGLKSSMGYCGAKDIAAMQEKANFVRITSSGIKESHPHDLLITNESPNYPTLD, encoded by the coding sequence ATGTCATTTTCTAAAAAAGTTCAAGAAGCAAGAATGTCTTATACTTTTGATGATTTTCTTTTAACTCCTAATGCAAGTTATGTAGAACCTAAAGACATTGATACTAGAATTGAATTAGGAAAAGGAATTAAATTAAACATTCCAGTTTTAAGTGCTGCTATGGATACTGTAACTGAAGCAGATCTTGCAATAGCTATAGCACAAGAAGGTGGGGTAGGTGTAATTCACAGAAACATCACATTAGAAAGACAAGTTGAAGAAGTTAAAAAAGTTAAAAATGCTGAAGATTTAACTATTCGTGATGTTGTAACTATCACTCCTGATTCTACTATTGCTGATGTGCAAACAAAAATGCAAGATGAATTAATCAGTGGTCTTCCAGTTGTTGATGGTGATAAAATTATTGGTATTATCTCTAAAAGAGATATCAGACCAGTTTTAAAATCAGAACCAAATAAAACTGTTAAAGACATCATGACTTCAGATGTTGTAACTGTTGAAGAAGGAGTTTCAGCTGAAGAAGCATTAAACATTGCTTATGAAAATAAAGTGGAAAGACTTCCTGTTCTTCGTGATGGCAAATTAGTTGGAATCATTACTATTAAAGATATTTTAAATCAAGCACAATACCCAAATGCTGCTCGTGATAAAGACGGTAACTATTTAGTTGCAGCAGCATGTGGACCATTTGATTTAGAAAGAGCAATGGCACTTGATCAAGCTGGTGCAGATATTATTTCCATTGACTGTGCTCATGCTCACAACATGAATGTTGTTAAATATACTCAAACTATTAAAGATAATATTGATGCTGAATTATGTGTAGGTAATATTGCTACCGCACAAGCTGCAGAAGACTTAATCTCCATGGGTGTAGATGCACTTAAAGTAGGTATTGGTCCTGGTTCAATGTGTACTACCCGTATCGTTGCTGGTGTTGGAGTACCACAATTAACTGCACTTGCTGATGTTGCTGATGTTGCTGCAGGTACTGGTGTTCCAGTTATTGCAGATGGTGGTATAAGATACTCTGGTGATGTTGCTAAAGCTATTGGTGCTGGTGCAGATGCAGTAATGCTCGGTAATTTACTTGCTGCTTCCCTTGAAGCTCCTGGTGATATTGTTGTTATGAATGGTAAACAATACAAAAAATACCGTGGTATGGGATCTATGGGCGCAATGACCAGTGAATTCGATGGTGGAGCAGACAGATACTTCCAAGGTCAAAAAAGTAAAATGAACCACACTAAATACGTTCCTGAAGGAATTGAAGGTGCTGTACCTTACAAAGGAACTGTTGCTGAAATTTTATTCCAATTAGTTGGCGGATTAAAATCATCTATGGGATACTGTGGTGCAAAAGATATTGCAGCAATGCAAGAAAAAGCAAACTTTGTTAGAATTACAAGTAGTGGTATTAAAGAATCCCACCCTCATGATTTGTTAATTACTAATGAAAGTCCTAATTATCCAACTCTCGACTAG